A single genomic interval of Adhaeribacter pallidiroseus harbors:
- a CDS encoding PAS domain-containing protein, with product MNTFEETKKLFENSHFYYIITTNMDSRYSYVNNHYKETFGHIYGPIVGERYEMTMHPDDTKVCEQVAAQCFAQPDRTFPATIRKHDGHGGYIITQWEYKALWDDDQQPAGIFCMGYDITSYISQYEQLRDAQSQVSQKEGILKEIAWNQSHLVRGPLSSILGLCMVLEKMDMDQNLRNIIQMLLESSQQLDEVIKSNVVKTSF from the coding sequence ATGAATACCTTCGAAGAAACTAAAAAATTGTTTGAAAATTCGCACTTCTATTACATTATTACCACTAACATGGATAGTAGGTACTCCTACGTGAACAATCATTATAAAGAAACCTTTGGCCATATTTACGGCCCGATTGTGGGGGAACGCTACGAAATGACAATGCATCCGGACGATACTAAAGTTTGTGAACAAGTAGCTGCTCAATGTTTCGCCCAGCCCGATAGAACATTCCCCGCTACCATTCGCAAGCACGATGGTCATGGTGGGTATATTATTACCCAGTGGGAATACAAAGCTTTATGGGATGATGATCAACAGCCAGCCGGTATTTTTTGTATGGGTTATGACATTACTAGCTACATATCGCAGTATGAACAGCTCAGGGATGCCCAATCGCAAGTTTCTCAAAAAGAAGGTATTCTAAAAGAAATTGCCTGGAACCAATCCCATCTTGTGCGAGGACCATTGTCGAGTATTTTAGGTTTATGCATGGTTCTGGAAAAAATGGATATGGATCAAAACTTAAGAAACATTATTCAAATGTTGCTGGAAAGTAGCCAACAACTAGATGAGGTTATAAAATCCAACGTGGTAAAAACGTCTTTTTAA
- a CDS encoding amidase: MNRRYFLKNTGLAGLVLPTILVSSCQPGTSQQKSTNNAASADSDNFELNEVTVADLQQKMEDGTSTSRSITQMYLDRIKAIDQAGPHLKSVIEINPDALRIADTLDQERKAGKVRGLLHGVPVLIKDNIDSADKMATSAGSIALAENHATKDAFVTARLREAGAVILGKTNLSEWANFRSTRSASGWSSRGGQTKNPYVLDRSPCGSSSGSGVAVAANLCAVAVGTETDGSVVCPAAINSVVGIKPTVGLVSRSGIIPISKTQDTAGPLARTVRDAAILLGALTGIDPADAVTQESTGKTLRDYTPFLDVNGLQGKRIGVEKAFLEGHEDVTALLQKALAVLKSKGATIVEVEIIKKMRELGDDEYKVLQYEFKDGLNKYLAQSKAPVKSLPELIAFNKAHEDQAMPFFKQEILESSEALGDLNSPEYLAALKKNVITSRNIIQTAMQKHNLQAISGPTYGPSWCIDLINGDSSGTPGYSLSSPAAISGFPHITVPMGQVDGLPIGLSFFGTAYTEPELIKLAYAYEQASKTRVAPTFKKTTIPA, encoded by the coding sequence ATGAACAGAAGATACTTTTTAAAAAATACAGGCTTAGCGGGGCTAGTTTTGCCAACAATTTTGGTAAGTTCTTGTCAACCGGGCACCTCTCAACAAAAATCTACCAACAACGCTGCTAGCGCTGATTCTGATAATTTTGAATTAAACGAAGTTACCGTAGCAGACTTGCAACAGAAAATGGAAGACGGTACCTCTACGTCCCGGTCTATTACCCAGATGTACCTGGATCGTATTAAGGCCATTGATCAGGCTGGTCCTCACTTAAAATCCGTTATTGAAATAAATCCTGATGCACTCCGCATAGCCGATACTTTAGATCAGGAGCGTAAGGCCGGTAAAGTAAGAGGCCTTTTACACGGTGTTCCGGTATTGATTAAAGATAACATCGACTCGGCGGATAAAATGGCTACCTCGGCGGGTTCTATTGCCCTGGCAGAAAACCATGCTACCAAAGATGCTTTTGTAACAGCTCGCCTCCGCGAAGCCGGTGCCGTTATTTTGGGAAAAACCAACCTCAGCGAATGGGCTAATTTCCGGTCCACGCGGTCGGCAAGCGGCTGGAGCAGCCGGGGTGGTCAGACCAAAAACCCTTACGTGCTGGATAGAAGCCCTTGCGGCTCCAGCTCCGGTTCGGGCGTAGCCGTTGCCGCTAACTTGTGCGCCGTTGCGGTAGGTACCGAAACCGATGGTTCCGTGGTTTGTCCGGCCGCGATCAATAGTGTGGTAGGTATTAAACCTACGGTAGGTTTGGTAAGCCGTTCCGGTATAATTCCAATTTCTAAAACCCAGGACACGGCTGGCCCGCTGGCTCGCACCGTACGCGATGCTGCTATTTTATTAGGTGCTTTAACCGGCATTGATCCGGCGGATGCCGTTACCCAGGAAAGTACCGGTAAAACGCTGCGGGACTATACTCCTTTTCTGGACGTGAATGGTTTACAAGGCAAGCGCATTGGGGTAGAAAAAGCTTTTTTGGAAGGCCACGAAGATGTTACTGCTTTGCTGCAGAAAGCCTTAGCTGTACTTAAAAGTAAAGGAGCTACCATTGTGGAAGTAGAAATAATTAAAAAAATGCGGGAACTAGGGGACGATGAGTACAAAGTGCTGCAATACGAATTTAAAGACGGCTTAAACAAGTACCTGGCCCAGAGCAAGGCTCCGGTAAAATCTTTACCAGAACTGATAGCTTTTAACAAAGCCCACGAAGATCAAGCTATGCCTTTTTTTAAACAGGAAATTTTGGAAAGCTCCGAAGCACTCGGCGACCTGAACAGCCCGGAATACTTGGCGGCTCTCAAGAAAAATGTTATCACTTCGCGTAATATCATTCAAACGGCAATGCAGAAACATAACCTGCAAGCCATTTCGGGTCCTACCTACGGACCATCGTGGTGCATTGATTTAATTAACGGCGATTCTTCGGGGACTCCGGGTTATAGTTTATCATCGCCAGCGGCTATTTCGGGTTTCCCGCATATCACGGTACCTATGGGCCAGGTAGATGGTTTACCCATTGGGCTCTCCTTTTTTGGTACTGCTTACACCGAACCCGAATTAATTAAACTGGCCTACGCTTACGAACAAGCCTCCAAAACCCGGGTAGCTCCAACTTTCAAAAAAACGACCATACCCGCTTAA
- a CDS encoding alginate lyase family protein, whose amino-acid sequence MKKPLFTLLFLLLFSFNFSISLSAQIKPNTFLMNGELLLQNKLKIAANDEPCLAARRIIVYAATPILTREPYTIVNKTIAPLSGDTHDYMSLAPYWWPNPNTATGLPYIRKDGQTNPQVNEVKDNSYLQALSQDVRLLGLAYFYTNEEKYAQKATELLEVFFLNSATRMNPNLKYAQTIRGDLTVYGTCTVDSEHLPELLDGVQLLVGSKSWTSTKHEALKNWFSEYLTWMLTSEWGKKASNAPNNIGTYYDLQVITYALFVGNKTLAKALIEKQTFPRIETQLGVNGEQVLELVRTNAWTYCNKNLDGWFSLASVAESAGINLWDYTSTSGKSLKKALQWMLPYGAKTKVWPYQQIGLFKPEYLTPMARVASAIYKDLKLDTQLSATHTRFVAGAYLELLTSRYQ is encoded by the coding sequence ATGAAAAAACCGCTATTCACCTTACTTTTCTTACTTCTTTTCTCCTTTAATTTTTCCATTTCCCTTTCGGCCCAAATAAAGCCCAACACTTTTCTAATGAATGGGGAATTGTTGCTACAAAATAAATTGAAAATAGCCGCAAATGATGAACCTTGTTTAGCGGCGCGGCGAATAATTGTCTATGCCGCTACTCCCATTCTCACCCGGGAACCTTATACTATTGTCAATAAAACTATTGCTCCGCTCAGTGGCGATACCCATGATTACATGAGTTTAGCTCCCTACTGGTGGCCTAACCCCAATACCGCTACGGGTTTACCTTACATTCGCAAGGATGGACAGACGAACCCACAGGTAAATGAAGTAAAAGACAATTCGTACCTTCAGGCTCTAAGTCAGGATGTTCGCTTATTAGGGTTGGCTTATTTTTATACCAATGAGGAAAAATATGCCCAAAAAGCTACCGAATTATTGGAAGTGTTTTTCCTCAACAGCGCTACCCGCATGAATCCTAATTTAAAATATGCGCAAACGATAAGAGGAGATCTGACAGTTTACGGAACCTGTACCGTTGACTCCGAGCATTTACCGGAACTGCTCGATGGCGTACAACTTTTGGTAGGTTCAAAATCCTGGACATCTACCAAGCACGAAGCCTTAAAGAACTGGTTTAGTGAATATTTAACCTGGATGTTGACGAGCGAGTGGGGTAAAAAAGCAAGTAATGCTCCCAATAACATTGGTACTTATTACGACTTGCAGGTAATCACTTACGCTTTATTTGTGGGTAATAAAACCTTAGCCAAGGCTCTGATCGAAAAACAAACATTTCCAAGAATAGAGACTCAGCTGGGAGTAAACGGCGAACAAGTGCTGGAGTTGGTCCGCACGAATGCATGGACGTACTGCAATAAGAATTTAGATGGTTGGTTTAGCCTGGCGAGTGTGGCCGAAAGCGCCGGGATCAATCTATGGGACTATACTTCAACCAGTGGCAAGAGCCTCAAAAAAGCGTTACAGTGGATGTTACCCTACGGGGCTAAAACTAAAGTTTGGCCTTACCAGCAAATTGGTCTTTTTAAACCGGAGTACCTGACACCCATGGCCCGGGTAGCCTCTGCCATTTACAAAGATCTTAAACTGGATACGCAACTTTCCGCGACCCATACCCGCTTTGTAGCAGGAGCTTACCTAGAGCTTTTAACATCGCGGTACCAATAA
- a CDS encoding serine hydrolase domain-containing protein, producing the protein MKSLLHFTFYASLLLLMIPSRVAAQALSPLLQSSLDSVFKTWDTAKTPGAVVAVIKDGQIVYQRAYGMAHVAHQEKLTVNHAFWVASMSKQFTAMSIALLAEAGKLRLNDDIRKYLPQLPDLGDTVRIHHLIHHTSGLRDGFTLIGLRFKGEKHYTNAKVVAAMAQQKRLNFKPGTRYEYLDSGYVLLAEIVEKVSGLPFAAFTEATIFRPLGMTHTQFAGNFKNPAALIATGYGVQYKNNQVKYRPQRFKGNSVGSTGLITTIADLAKWDANFYQNQLGKKSLELIKQLIAPTPLNNGTLNKYGFGLEIGYYQNYFATTHSGADPGYKAEMVRFPDQRLTLICLANTENVYSLTPKLLHLGTNIIQKKITTEQPKKIPEDQSNYSALTGYYLNPVNNYELSVISEAKGELFAATSLNGYKFSLVKTAPLHYQNQGLKENEWQFLKTEDGEVNQIQLKSLRENDYFLKKVRPQSFTPDQLKKYIGCYYSPELDKTYRLGIKKGKLGLKLFGLFHIPFQPLEGNRFLMDFIGNNSIIFQSDATGRITGFSFNRRAITNLAFTRKN; encoded by the coding sequence ATGAAATCTCTACTGCATTTTACTTTTTATGCTTCTCTGCTACTACTAATGATACCCTCCCGGGTAGCAGCGCAAGCCTTATCTCCCCTGCTCCAAAGTAGCTTGGATTCTGTTTTTAAAACCTGGGATACCGCTAAAACACCGGGCGCCGTAGTGGCAGTTATAAAAGACGGGCAAATCGTTTACCAGCGAGCCTATGGGATGGCCCATGTAGCGCATCAGGAAAAACTTACCGTGAATCATGCATTTTGGGTAGCCTCTATGTCGAAGCAATTTACCGCCATGAGCATTGCCTTGTTAGCCGAAGCAGGAAAACTCCGTTTGAATGATGACATCCGGAAATACTTGCCGCAACTCCCGGATTTAGGCGATACTGTGCGCATTCATCACCTCATTCACCATACTAGTGGCCTGCGTGACGGCTTTACCTTAATTGGCTTGCGATTTAAAGGAGAAAAGCATTATACTAACGCCAAGGTAGTAGCCGCCATGGCGCAGCAAAAAAGATTAAATTTTAAACCGGGCACGCGTTACGAATATCTGGATAGTGGGTATGTTTTACTGGCTGAGATTGTGGAAAAAGTTAGCGGATTGCCTTTCGCTGCATTCACAGAAGCAACTATATTCCGCCCCCTGGGCATGACGCACACCCAATTTGCCGGTAATTTTAAAAATCCGGCTGCCCTTATAGCCACCGGATACGGCGTACAATATAAAAATAACCAGGTAAAATACCGACCGCAACGTTTTAAAGGAAACTCGGTGGGCTCTACGGGTTTAATCACCACTATCGCTGATTTAGCAAAATGGGACGCTAATTTTTACCAGAACCAGTTAGGAAAGAAATCTTTGGAACTTATCAAGCAATTAATTGCCCCAACTCCCTTAAACAATGGTACCCTAAATAAATATGGTTTTGGATTAGAAATAGGTTATTACCAGAATTATTTCGCTACCACCCACAGCGGCGCAGACCCGGGTTATAAAGCCGAAATGGTGCGCTTCCCGGACCAACGGCTAACGTTAATTTGCCTGGCTAACACTGAAAATGTATATAGCCTTACTCCTAAACTATTACACTTGGGCACCAATATTATTCAAAAAAAAATTACCACAGAGCAACCGAAAAAAATACCGGAAGATCAATCAAACTATTCTGCTTTAACTGGCTATTACCTGAACCCCGTAAATAATTATGAATTAAGTGTTATAAGCGAGGCGAAAGGAGAACTGTTTGCGGCTACTTCGCTAAACGGCTATAAATTCTCTTTGGTAAAAACCGCACCCTTGCACTATCAAAATCAAGGATTAAAGGAGAATGAATGGCAATTTTTAAAAACGGAAGACGGAGAGGTAAACCAAATTCAATTAAAAAGCTTACGGGAGAATGATTATTTTTTAAAAAAAGTGCGACCCCAAAGCTTTACTCCAGATCAATTAAAAAAATACATAGGCTGCTATTATTCACCCGAGTTAGATAAAACCTACCGATTAGGTATAAAGAAAGGAAAGTTAGGTCTTAAACTCTTCGGCCTTTTCCATATTCCTTTTCAACCTTTAGAAGGTAACCGGTTTTTAATGGATTTTATCGGCAATAACTCTATTATTTTCCAATCGGATGCTACAGGTAGAATAACGGGATTTTCCTTTAACCGTCGCGCTATTACAAACCTGGCATTTACCCGCAAAAACTGA
- a CDS encoding RecQ family ATP-dependent DNA helicase — MEPTIHQILQRYWQYPAFRPLQEEIIQSVLAGQDTLALLPTGGGKSICFQVPALVREGVCLVISPLIALMKDQVEQLQKRHIAAVAIHSGLNKHEIDIILDNCVFGKVKFLYLSPERIQTAIFQERVKRMRVALLAIDEAHCISAWGYDFRPAYLQIAALRELLPAVPSIALTATATELVKKDIQEKLLFRKSPVFQQSFARANLSYSCLPTEDKTGRLLGILKNVAGSAIVYVRSRRQTVEIAKWLHARGVAAGIYHAGLSFAERNKAQQSWIENKTRVIVATNAFGMGIDKPDVRLVVHLDLPETLEAYYQEAGRAGRDGRYAYATVLLGPADAADLQSKVAEAHPPVETLKRVYQALANYYQIAVGSGELVSYNFQIEDFTRTYQLKALEVHHAIRKLETEGLLQLNEAYYAPSKVYFAVSHEEIYKFQVAHPEFDPLIKALLRVYGGNLYTGFVKINERQLADYLRTPEAAVRKSLEYLHQRNIIEYEPQREAPQIVFTTARYDATTLPLDQKN, encoded by the coding sequence TTGGAGCCTACTATTCATCAGATATTACAGAGATATTGGCAGTACCCCGCGTTCCGGCCATTACAAGAAGAAATCATTCAGTCGGTTTTAGCCGGACAAGATACCTTAGCTTTATTACCCACCGGCGGCGGAAAGTCTATCTGTTTTCAGGTGCCTGCTTTAGTGCGCGAAGGAGTTTGCCTGGTAATTTCGCCGCTGATTGCGCTCATGAAAGACCAGGTTGAGCAATTACAAAAACGGCATATTGCGGCTGTAGCTATTCATTCTGGGCTTAACAAACACGAAATCGATATTATTTTGGATAATTGTGTGTTCGGCAAAGTAAAATTCTTGTACTTGTCGCCGGAGCGAATTCAAACCGCTATTTTCCAGGAAAGAGTTAAACGCATGCGGGTAGCTTTGTTGGCCATCGACGAAGCGCATTGCATTTCAGCTTGGGGCTACGACTTTCGGCCGGCTTATTTGCAGATAGCGGCTTTGCGGGAGCTACTGCCCGCCGTGCCCAGCATAGCCCTCACGGCTACAGCCACCGAACTGGTTAAAAAAGATATCCAGGAAAAATTATTATTTCGTAAAAGCCCGGTTTTTCAGCAAAGCTTTGCCCGGGCCAACTTGTCTTATTCCTGTTTACCTACCGAAGATAAAACCGGGCGGCTGCTCGGAATTTTAAAAAATGTGGCCGGTAGTGCAATTGTTTACGTGCGCAGCCGGCGCCAAACCGTAGAAATTGCTAAATGGTTGCACGCCCGAGGAGTCGCTGCGGGTATTTACCACGCTGGTTTATCATTCGCCGAACGGAATAAAGCCCAACAAAGCTGGATTGAAAACAAAACCCGCGTAATAGTAGCTACCAATGCCTTTGGGATGGGTATTGACAAACCCGATGTGCGGTTAGTGGTTCATCTGGATTTACCCGAAACCCTGGAGGCTTACTACCAGGAAGCCGGTCGGGCCGGGCGCGATGGCCGGTACGCCTACGCCACCGTATTGCTGGGCCCCGCCGACGCTGCTGATTTACAATCCAAAGTAGCCGAAGCCCACCCACCCGTTGAAACTCTAAAACGCGTGTACCAGGCGTTGGCTAATTATTACCAGATAGCGGTGGGGAGCGGCGAGCTGGTATCGTATAATTTTCAGATAGAAGATTTTACCCGCACGTATCAATTAAAAGCTTTAGAAGTACACCATGCTATCCGGAAACTCGAAACCGAAGGCTTGTTGCAACTAAATGAAGCTTATTATGCGCCATCTAAAGTGTATTTTGCGGTGAGCCACGAAGAAATTTACAAATTTCAGGTAGCTCATCCAGAATTCGACCCCTTAATCAAAGCCTTATTACGTGTGTATGGCGGCAACCTGTACACCGGTTTTGTAAAAATTAACGAACGCCAATTAGCTGATTATTTACGGACGCCGGAAGCTGCCGTCCGTAAATCTTTAGAATACTTGCACCAACGTAATATAATAGAATACGAGCCCCAGCGCGAAGCTCCGCAAATTGTTTTTACCACGGCCCGGTACGATGCGACAACCTTACCCTTAGATCAAAAAAATTAA
- a CDS encoding S8 family peptidase: MKEKHIILRLARAASRDLFLGSGMATTSATESLAAGLTVEIEEIDRNRISALSRHSDVIAIAPSIPMKLIEPVAVQDLDESTSSEVAWGVRAVGADTSPFTGSGIVVAVLDTGIDAAHPAFAGVSIIQNDFTGEGSGDQHGHGTHCAGTIFGRTSDNVRIGVAPGVEKALIGKVLGSQGGSSEQIVSAMQWAVDNGANVISMSLGMDFPGLVKRLQDNGFPTELATSRALEGYRTNVQLFERLVALINAKANFLQTTLVVAAAGNESLRDTNPDFEIAVSPPAVAEGIVSVAALGEDPDGLVVANFSNTGATVSGPGVNIMSAKMGGGFALMSGTSMATPHVAGVAALWAEKIKTTGILSPAQLAARLIGSGTSLGLKTGFDPFDIGSGLVRAPQM, from the coding sequence ATGAAAGAAAAACACATTATTTTACGACTTGCTCGGGCTGCTTCGCGCGATCTTTTTCTGGGTAGTGGGATGGCCACCACGAGTGCCACCGAATCTTTAGCAGCTGGATTAACGGTAGAGATTGAGGAAATCGACCGAAACCGGATTTCTGCTTTATCCCGTCATTCGGATGTGATAGCAATAGCCCCTTCCATTCCCATGAAGTTAATAGAGCCGGTCGCGGTACAAGACTTGGACGAGTCTACTTCGTCGGAAGTTGCCTGGGGAGTTCGGGCCGTAGGTGCCGATACCTCCCCTTTTACCGGTAGCGGAATTGTGGTAGCGGTGCTCGATACCGGCATTGATGCTGCGCACCCGGCATTTGCGGGCGTAAGTATCATCCAGAACGATTTTACAGGCGAGGGCAGCGGCGACCAGCACGGACATGGTACCCATTGCGCCGGTACGATTTTCGGCCGAACCTCGGACAATGTGCGCATTGGGGTGGCTCCCGGTGTCGAAAAAGCTTTAATCGGCAAGGTATTAGGCTCGCAAGGTGGGTCCAGTGAACAAATTGTGAGTGCTATGCAATGGGCCGTTGATAACGGAGCAAACGTTATTTCCATGTCTTTGGGTATGGATTTCCCGGGCCTGGTAAAGCGGTTACAAGATAATGGCTTCCCCACGGAATTGGCTACCTCCCGGGCACTGGAAGGCTACCGGACTAACGTGCAGCTCTTTGAGCGCTTAGTAGCCTTGATAAACGCGAAAGCTAATTTCTTACAAACCACCCTGGTAGTAGCTGCGGCTGGTAACGAAAGCCTGCGCGATACAAATCCGGATTTTGAAATTGCCGTGAGTCCGCCGGCCGTGGCCGAGGGCATTGTTTCGGTAGCGGCGCTCGGCGAAGATCCGGATGGGCTGGTAGTGGCTAATTTTTCGAATACCGGAGCCACCGTATCCGGCCCCGGCGTGAATATTATGTCGGCTAAAATGGGCGGGGGTTTTGCGTTAATGAGTGGTACCAGTATGGCTACCCCGCACGTGGCCGGCGTAGCGGCTTTATGGGCCGAAAAAATTAAAACAACCGGCATACTTAGTCCTGCTCAACTAGCGGCTCGATTAATTGGTTCGGGTACCAGCCTGGGCTTAAAAACCGGCTTTGATCCATTTGATATAGGTTCTGGTTTGGTTCGCGCGCCGCAGATGTAG
- a CDS encoding alpha/beta fold hydrolase, whose amino-acid sequence MKTDYTNGSITFAQFILGSSPNPSHAEEMANSFCNTNPEIAQHFAQVSFLADNRLDLLNLKTKTYILQCSEDMIAPEEVGLYMNQVITNSTFIKLQATGHCPNLRAPIETIEVIEAYLDD is encoded by the coding sequence ATGAAAACAGATTATACGAACGGGTCTATTACTTTTGCCCAATTTATTTTAGGTAGTTCGCCCAATCCTTCCCATGCAGAGGAAATGGCAAATAGTTTTTGTAATACTAATCCGGAAATAGCCCAACATTTTGCTCAAGTTTCATTTCTGGCCGATAATCGGTTAGACTTATTAAATCTAAAAACAAAGACCTATATCTTACAATGTTCGGAAGATATGATTGCGCCGGAAGAAGTAGGATTATACATGAATCAGGTCATCACAAACAGCACCTTCATAAAATTACAAGCAACCGGTCATTGTCCTAATTTAAGGGCTCCCATAGAAACCATTGAAGTGATAGAAGCTTATTTAGATGATTGA
- a CDS encoding LytR/AlgR family response regulator transcription factor: MPANTPDRPLPVYRDAWIKYLGVPVITAFAYYLTYDHVEFNGWFIYEILSDAFKIFLVWHVVRLVIVYLDKVLAYQNHLTKRLLVQTLATGLVGVVALSVLVYLDYALVRPYQINHYWSLDVVIALIFILFINGIYVALYFYDSYVTSVAENKSMEKNLEAQIEKGQSEYYLREPTTSREQLLVKVGRKDVVVPYVEICCIYSRDKETYLLTADHKTYLHDFSLDRLEEQLPTSQFFRANRKFIITPELVRTISTEAHGKLQVYLKPYSSLPATVTISREKAPLFRRWLKR; the protein is encoded by the coding sequence ATGCCTGCGAATACCCCGGATCGACCTTTACCTGTGTACCGGGATGCCTGGATTAAATATCTCGGCGTTCCGGTTATAACGGCTTTTGCGTATTACCTTACCTATGATCATGTCGAATTTAACGGTTGGTTTATTTACGAAATCCTGAGCGATGCCTTTAAGATTTTCCTGGTGTGGCACGTAGTCCGGCTGGTTATTGTGTATTTAGATAAAGTTCTTGCCTACCAAAATCATCTGACAAAAAGATTATTAGTACAAACACTGGCTACTGGTTTAGTGGGTGTCGTGGCACTTTCGGTATTAGTGTATCTGGATTATGCTTTGGTTCGCCCTTACCAAATCAATCATTATTGGAGTCTGGATGTAGTTATTGCCCTTATTTTTATTTTATTTATTAATGGAATTTACGTGGCGCTGTATTTTTATGATTCCTATGTAACCAGTGTTGCCGAAAATAAATCGATGGAGAAAAACTTAGAAGCACAAATTGAAAAAGGTCAATCCGAATATTATTTACGAGAACCTACTACTTCCCGCGAACAGTTATTGGTGAAAGTAGGCCGGAAAGATGTTGTGGTACCTTACGTCGAAATTTGCTGTATCTACTCCCGGGATAAAGAGACCTATTTACTTACCGCCGACCATAAAACCTACCTGCACGATTTTTCGCTGGATCGTCTTGAAGAGCAATTACCCACTAGTCAGTTTTTTCGGGCTAACCGAAAGTTTATTATTACGCCTGAACTGGTACGGACCATTTCTACCGAAGCGCACGGGAAACTTCAAGTTTATTTAAAACCTTATTCTTCATTACCCGCAACCGTAACTATTAGCCGCGAAAAGGCACCGCTGTTTCGTCGGTGGCTGAAACGTTAA
- a CDS encoding S41 family peptidase, which translates to MKSIRFNLFLFLFILLLSACEKTLVGPVAPNNSEENFEKLWQEYDRLYGSFRVKNINWDALYAQYRPLVKPTTSDAELMTIMTNLLRPLDDNHVFLRPLRSTGLKPFNGGLLGRQKFEDYDKAVAQAYLTDKKTYGNAIIYGKLRPDIGYINLLHFDNNFNFYTKALDDILNELEATKGIVVEMRENDGGEDRVSQYIANRFASEKHLSFTSRLRNGPKHSDFAAPLKFYTEPAGHYQFTKPVVVLTRRAVFSAGETFVLAMKQNKNVTLVGDSTGGGIPDAMRRELPNGWVFRVPIADVRGPKGESYEGIGIAPDVLIKNKKTDLAAGKDEALETAISLID; encoded by the coding sequence ATGAAATCCATTCGTTTTAACCTGTTCTTATTTTTATTCATTTTACTTTTATCAGCTTGCGAAAAAACCTTGGTGGGTCCGGTAGCACCCAATAATTCGGAAGAAAATTTTGAAAAGCTTTGGCAGGAATACGACCGGCTGTACGGTTCTTTTAGAGTTAAAAACATAAACTGGGATGCATTATACGCCCAGTACCGCCCATTGGTAAAACCAACTACTTCCGACGCCGAGCTCATGACCATCATGACGAATCTGCTCCGGCCACTGGATGATAACCACGTTTTTTTAAGGCCACTGCGCAGCACCGGGCTGAAACCATTTAATGGTGGCCTGTTGGGTCGGCAAAAGTTCGAAGATTATGATAAAGCCGTAGCTCAGGCTTATTTAACAGATAAGAAAACCTATGGTAATGCCATTATATACGGCAAACTACGGCCAGATATTGGCTACATTAACTTGCTGCACTTCGATAATAATTTTAATTTTTATACCAAAGCCCTGGATGATATTCTGAATGAGCTAGAAGCTACTAAAGGCATCGTGGTTGAAATGCGCGAAAACGACGGCGGCGAAGACCGCGTGAGCCAATATATTGCTAACCGGTTTGCTTCCGAAAAGCATTTATCGTTTACCAGCCGCTTGCGCAACGGACCTAAACACTCTGATTTTGCCGCCCCATTAAAATTTTACACAGAGCCCGCCGGCCATTATCAATTTACCAAACCGGTAGTGGTACTTACCCGTCGGGCTGTTTTTAGCGCCGGCGAAACCTTTGTGCTGGCCATGAAACAAAATAAAAATGTGACGCTGGTGGGCGATTCAACCGGCGGTGGTATCCCGGATGCCATGCGCCGCGAATTACCTAATGGCTGGGTTTTCCGAGTTCCGATTGCGGATGTACGCGGACCCAAAGGCGAGAGCTACGAAGGCATTGGCATTGCCCCGGATGTTTTGATCAAAAACAAGAAAACTGATTTAGCTGCCGGCAAAGATGAAGCCCTGGAGACCGCCATTTCCTTGATCGACTAA
- a CDS encoding RecQ family zinc-binding domain-containing protein — protein sequence MQKAEAVVAYMQSVGRCRTQLLLEYFGEISEEYCRVCDFCMARKKAKRQENHERLLWEQVMQHLTLKALHPKVLIGQFEPKFAPDLATLIRERLDKGYLHYDKEGKLHLLKN from the coding sequence GTGCAGAAAGCGGAGGCGGTAGTTGCTTATATGCAATCGGTTGGCCGGTGCCGGACACAGTTGTTGCTGGAATACTTTGGCGAAATTTCCGAGGAATATTGCCGGGTATGTGATTTTTGTATGGCCCGTAAAAAAGCCAAACGCCAGGAGAACCACGAAAGACTATTATGGGAACAAGTAATGCAGCATTTAACTCTGAAAGCCTTGCACCCGAAAGTATTAATTGGCCAGTTTGAACCTAAATTTGCCCCGGATCTCGCCACCCTCATCCGCGAACGGCTCGATAAAGGTTATTTGCACTACGATAAGGAAGGAAAATTGCATTTACTCAAAAACTGA